From the Pyrenophora tritici-repentis strain M4 chromosome 5, whole genome shotgun sequence genome, the window CCTCAATGGACCAAGAGATTCTACGCCTGCTGGTGCATTGCCGGGTCAGACATATATCGGTCTCTCGGCGAACGAGACCATTTTCCAACTCATCCGCCAGGGTCACCACAAGCGTGCGCAAAAAGTGCAGTCAGAATTCAAAATCAACGACAAGACATACACGTATATTCGTCTTCGTGCGCTTGTAGCAGCACGACACTGGACTGAGCTTGAAGAATCTGCAAAGCAGAAGAAGAGCCCGATCGGCTGGGAGCCATTCTTCAACGAAATACTCGGTGCAGGCAACACAAGGGTAGCGAGCGTGTTCATCCCAAAGTGTACGACATTGACTGTACCGGAGCGCGTCGAGATGTGGATCAAGTGTGGTTTAATGGTCAAGGCGGGTGAAGAGGCTTTCAAAGCGAAGGATAGGGAGCTGTTGGAGGAGATTAGGGTGAAGGCAGGTGGCAGTGCGGCGGTGGAGGTAGAGAGGCTGTTGGGAATGTTACCGCAGAGTAAGCGGTAATTTGGGTTGTAAACGCGTGCCCTTCTAGGAAATAATGAGATACTTCTGTATGCACTTGTACGGGGGTGAATAACATCGCATCACAGCATGACATTATTTTCGTTCCGAGATTGCTGATCCGGGAAGCCAAAGAGGGAATAGGCCGCTTCAAGGTGGTGTTCGGGTGAAATACATCCACTTCATTTCGCACTATTGGGAAGAATCTCGGGATGTGGAGTAAATGACGAGTACCTGAGCTGGTATTACATCCACCTGGGTGACGTGAAATACTTTACACTCAGTATTAACAAAGCTACTGTGGCCACCAAATAGACCTATCAGGAATGACATATTTTACCTACACTGCCGTTTTTAAGTATTTTAAGTAGGCTGCTGAGATTTGTCCCCAAGTTTTTAAGATTTGTCCCCAACCAAAGTACCGAATCGTTTTACATGCACAAAACTCAACGCCAGCAAAGATATAAGTGAATGATTGAACGTAATAACTTACGTTTAGGTCTCGCGCAGCTTTCTTAAGAATTCTGAGCCTCTAATTAGTCCACGTTATGGTTTAATTGCATGTTGAAGTTGGTAGCTTCTCGTCAACTTCAACTCCAGTCAGCTCGCTCCCATCGCTATCAGAATTTACAAAAAGTAGGCAAGAGGTACTTTTAAGTATGCGAGACGTATCTGTGGCTTCAGAGATAAAAATTACACTTGTGATTGTAGTGAATTTGGATTGTGCAGTGCAAAAGTTGCTATTTTCGGTACTTTGGTTGGGGACAAATCTCAAAAACTTGGGGACAAATCACGTCAGCCTTTTAAGTATTGGCAATTTCACTTCTAGCGCCAGCAAATGTGCATGTTACAGACCCACTTCCCCGCAGTTACCAGGGCTGCGCCCCGGATCAAAAGTCTTGGAATTCGGGAATGGGGTCATCTCGGAGGTTGCTTCGCCGAAGTGCAGCAAGATCAGAAAGTTTACTTGGGTACCTGTGAACGTCGGAATCGACGAACGGCAGTGGGGATCCCGAGAGGGGATATAAGATGGGAAAGAAGCGCCATCAAGAAAGACATACAGTGTTGAATACCGACTGTGGAATATGAATATGAGATCTCTCGGCTTTTTGGTTAGCTTGACAGCTGTTGTGCCTACACTTGCCATTCCCTACGAAGAATACATCCTTGCGCCTAAATCTCGCACATTACGTCCTGCCTCGATACACAGTACGAACGGGTCCGTTACCAACCCCGAGAGTCTGTTCAGCGTCAATGGCAGTTCTGTCTTTACTGGCGACGCAGCAACAGCTTACGACTTTGGGATCAACATTGCTGGCCTCGTAACCGTAACGATTGGCTCCGCAAATAGCTCAGACGAATACATTGGCGTTGCTTTCTCTGAGAGCTCTCTATGGGTGAGCAATAGGAGTAGCGACGCGACTGCCGACGCAGGAAAAGATGAGACACTTTGGTTCCACGTCAATGGTCCCGGGAGGTATACAGCACCGCGTGAGAAGCTGAGGGGAGCTTTTAGGTATATGACGTTAGTGCATAATGGAACTGGGAGTTTAGAAGTTACAGGTGCAGAAGTGCATTATACAGCTATGCCTCACTGGAAAGACAATGCGCTAAGAAACTACACTGGATACTTCCATTGCGATGGTATGTAGTTTCCGTCTATCTTTTGCTTCTCTTATGATAATGGTAAGCTTATAAGTACGCAGATGAGCTTCTCAATCGTATATGGTACGCTGGAGCGTATACAAACCAGATCTGCACGATCCCTCCAGACACCGGAAATGCATTGGTTCATCTTGGCGAACCAGGCTACGATAGGTCAGACGACCAGAGCCCGGTCAATGTCACATGGTATAATAACTACACGATCACGAGAGGAGAGAGTGTCCTTGTTGATGGAGCCAAGAGGGACAGACTTGTATGGGCTGGTGGTATGCTACAACCACAGAATATGGTGGATTACTTCACTGACAAGTATTCACAGACATGGCCATAGCAGTCCCTGCCGTTGTAGTCTCCACGGACGACGTGATATCCATTGAGAACGCGTTGAACTCGCTGTTCGCTGTCCAGAACCAGACGACTGGAGTGCTTCCATACGCCGGTCGACCTTTCCCTTCTGTAATATCGTTCACATATCACCTTTACACTTTGATTGGTGTTGCAGACCACTATCTCTACACTGTAAGCGTTCCATGACTCTTCTCAACATGTTGCTGACCAAGCCCCAGGGTGAAATCGACTACCTCAAGTCCCTTTGGGAGCAATACAAATTTGCTCTCGCCTTCCCACTAGCGAACATTGATGAATCGGGACTGATGAATGTCACCTCGCCCAGCGACTGGCTCCGTCTTGGCATGGGTGGACACAACATCGAGGCAAATTCCATTCTATATTACACGCTTAATCAGGCCATCTACCTCGCCGAGGTGTTGAATGATA encodes:
- a CDS encoding bacterial alpha-L-rhamnosidase domain containing protein; translated protein: MRSLGFLVSLTAVVPTLAIPYEEYILAPKSRTLRPASIHSTNGSVTNPESLFSVNGSSVFTGDAATAYDFGINIAGLVTVTIGSANSSDEYIGVAFSESSLWVSNRSSDATADAGKDETLWFHVNGPGRYTAPREKLRGAFRYMTLVHNGTGSLEVTGAEVHYTAMPHWKDNALRNYTGYFHCDDELLNRIWYAGAYTNQICTIPPDTGNALVHLGEPGYDRSDDQSPVNVTWYNNYTITRGESVLVDGAKRDRLVWAGDMAIAVPAVVVSTDDVISIENALNSLFAVQNQTTGVLPYAGRPFPSVISFTYHLYTLIGVADHYLYTGEIDYLKSLWEQYKFALAFPLANIDESGLMNVTSPSDWLRLGMGGHNIEANSILYYTLNQAIYLAEVLNDTANVSTWRDTAERIKVAANDLLWDTQEGMYRDNETATLMPQDGNSWAVVANLTLNATQNALISSRLNSRWTPYGAPAPEADDSISPFISGFELQTHFLAQNTSAALALMRLQWGFMMDDPRMTNSTFIEGYSTTGQLHYAPYLNDARISHAHGWATGPTSTLTQYVAGVQLLSAGGATWRIAPSLGDLKFADAGFTTKLGFFGARTQILNGSVMLEFEAPEGTTGEVMMPVLDCAGRVVLRGQGRLSGYHVVDVRKGGEAASVERVAGGKWTATFQCLQ